One window from the genome of Mycolicibacterium gadium encodes:
- a CDS encoding FAD-dependent oxidoreductase, whose protein sequence is MYDTDVLVIGAGPTGLALAASLVARGVATTVVDQQAAGANTSRAAVVNARTLEVLEDLDLARRLVKEGVEAPRFTIRDRGRTLIPIDFSGLPTEYPYSLMVPQSTTERLLLERLEEVGGSVQRPRSVTAIDQDPEGVTATFEDGDVVRARYAVGADGIRSIVRRQAGIDFEGSVYDESFVLADVKLAGDAPRDEVILYWATAGLTVVAPLPDGTYRIVAPVADAPEAPSAEFVQQILDTRVGAHRLEVTAVIWGSRFRVHHRVADTFRAGRLLLAGDAAHVHSPAGGQGMNLGIQDAVALAHALAAVLDGAPDSLLDEYSGTRRPIAKDVVATTHRLTRLATLPPAVRPIRNAVIGLAGRVPSIRLALARRLSGLVYR, encoded by the coding sequence ATGTATGACACCGATGTTCTGGTTATCGGCGCAGGTCCGACCGGTTTGGCCCTGGCCGCCTCCCTGGTCGCACGCGGAGTCGCGACCACGGTCGTCGACCAGCAGGCGGCGGGAGCCAACACCTCCCGCGCCGCCGTGGTGAACGCCCGCACGCTCGAGGTGCTGGAAGACCTGGACCTGGCCAGGCGCCTCGTCAAGGAAGGCGTCGAGGCGCCGCGGTTCACCATCCGCGACCGGGGCCGCACGCTGATCCCGATCGACTTCAGCGGGTTGCCGACCGAGTATCCGTACTCGCTGATGGTGCCGCAGTCGACCACCGAGCGCCTGCTGCTCGAACGCCTCGAAGAGGTCGGCGGATCCGTGCAGCGGCCGCGGAGCGTCACCGCGATCGATCAGGATCCCGAGGGGGTGACGGCGACGTTCGAGGACGGTGACGTCGTTCGCGCACGCTATGCCGTCGGCGCGGACGGCATCCGCAGCATTGTGCGCCGGCAGGCGGGGATCGATTTCGAAGGCAGCGTGTACGACGAGTCGTTCGTGCTCGCCGACGTCAAGCTGGCCGGCGACGCGCCACGTGACGAAGTGATCCTGTACTGGGCGACGGCCGGCCTGACCGTGGTGGCTCCCCTGCCGGATGGCACGTACCGAATCGTCGCCCCCGTCGCCGACGCCCCCGAGGCGCCGTCCGCGGAGTTCGTACAACAGATTCTCGACACCCGTGTCGGCGCGCACCGACTGGAGGTCACCGCGGTCATCTGGGGTTCGCGGTTCCGCGTCCACCACCGCGTCGCGGACACCTTCCGCGCGGGCCGTCTGCTACTCGCGGGCGACGCCGCGCACGTGCACAGCCCTGCAGGCGGGCAGGGCATGAATCTGGGCATTCAAGACGCCGTCGCATTGGCCCACGCGCTCGCCGCCGTCCTCGACGGAGCTCCGGACAGCCTGCTCGACGAGTACAGCGGTACTCGTCGACCGATCGCCAAAGACGTTGTGGCGACGACCCATCGGCTCACCCGGTTGGCCACACTGCCGCCCGCGGTACGCCCGATCCGCAATGCGGTCATCGGTCTGGCCGGGCGGGTGCCGTCGATTCGGCTGGCGCTGGCCCGCAGGCTCAGCGGTCTGGTGTACCGCTGA
- a CDS encoding TetR/AcrR family transcriptional regulator produces MRRSSEQTKAVILAAAREQFAKAGFERATIRAIAGDANIDPSMVMRYFGSKDQLFAAAADFDLELPDLSDIARDRLGAALVDHFMKRWERDEVLIVLLRASATNAEAAQRMRAMFASQLLPVIAKINPAEPERRAALIATQTLGLALCRYVLQLPPIVTMPHDEAVAWLGPTVQRYLDAPR; encoded by the coding sequence ATGCGTAGATCGTCGGAGCAGACCAAGGCCGTGATCCTGGCGGCAGCCAGGGAGCAGTTCGCCAAAGCCGGGTTCGAGCGGGCGACCATCAGGGCCATCGCCGGGGACGCGAACATCGACCCGTCGATGGTGATGCGGTACTTCGGCAGCAAGGACCAGCTGTTCGCCGCGGCGGCCGACTTCGACCTGGAGCTACCCGACCTCTCGGATATCGCTCGTGATCGGTTGGGCGCCGCCCTGGTCGACCACTTCATGAAACGGTGGGAACGCGACGAGGTGCTCATCGTGCTGCTGCGGGCCAGCGCCACCAATGCCGAAGCGGCGCAACGGATGCGGGCGATGTTCGCGAGTCAACTGTTGCCGGTGATCGCGAAGATCAACCCCGCCGAACCCGAACGCCGCGCCGCATTGATCGCCACGCAGACGCTCGGTCTGGCCCTGTGCAGGTACGTCCTGCAGTTGCCGCCGATCGTCACGATGCCGCACGACGAGGCGGTCGCGTGGCTGGGACCCACCGTTCAGCGCTATCTCGACGCGCCTAGATAA